A portion of the Rhizophagus irregularis chromosome 17, complete sequence genome contains these proteins:
- a CDS encoding uncharacterized protein (SECRETED:cutsite_VHA-QL; SECRETED:prob_0.8278); SECRETED:SignalP(1-24), which produces MKHFMLLLLLLSLILVKINSVVHAQLDSKNSNCTSNIDSPCAKLDKLLAPCGSKIAPPPANIQAYEYTVDNKNLASCMCDQNTYDTLSSCVSCYSNGNSNIKAADFKDYQKSCKTYGFTFGPPIKDDSSPTSSIAVKVSIAIAGFVFILGCVLIWFWYKKKSNSMNKDEEFKREIILTEQERSAHQPHPSSPNNNSKSSNQRLSNNSTQPLNPRLSNNSSSSQNPRLSSNSSSSQNQNPRLSSNSSSSSPTQRFSSNPQLPIQRLSSNPQLPIQRLPNNNLQITTRLPSNYSQSSSERYPSSYSHSSTEGLLPSNEPNLPTRPSLYTPPSTIQIPSQSQYFAPHFNIPPQQTHFLPQQPTYSLIQPTSAQTYTHPPPQLPHFNNGNSLPGPDPMFSRIPLPPPPPPPPPRNYYNPNNYYGGHS; this is translated from the exons atgaagcacttcatgttattattattattattatctttaatattagtGAAAATTAATTCTGTCGTTCATGCACAATTAGAtagtaaaaattcaaattgtaCTTCAAACATTGATTCTCCATGTGCAAAATTAGACAAATTATTAGCTCCTTGTGGTTCAAAAATTGCTCCTCCTCCTGCTAATATTCAAGCATACGAATATACTGTTGATA ataaaaatttgGCAAGTTGTATGTGTGATCAAAATACTTACGATACGCTTTCATCTTGTGTATCTTGTTATTCTAATGGAAACAGTAATATAAAAGCTGCAGACTTTAAGGATTATCAAAAATCCTGTAAAACTTATGGTTTTACATTTGGTCCACCAATTAAGGATGATTCTTCCCCAACTTCGAGTATTGCAGTAAAAGTATCAATAGCAATTGCTGGTTTCGTATTTATACTTGGATGTGTCTTAATTTGGTTTTGgtataaaaagaaatctaaTTCAATGAATAAAGATGAAGAATTTAAACGTGAAATCATTTTAACAGAACAAGAAAGGTCTGCTCATCAACCTCATCCATCATCACCTAATAATAATTCGAAATCATCAAATCAAAGATTATCTAACAATAGTACACAACCTCTGAATCCAAGACTATCAAATAATAGTTCTTCATCACAGAATCCAAGGTTATCAAGTAATAGTTCTTCATCACAAAATCAAAATCCAAGGTTATCAAGTAATAGTTCATCATCATCTCCGACTCAAAGATTTTCAAGTAATCCACAATTACCAATACAAAGGTTATCAAGTAATCCACAATTACCAATACAAAGattaccaaataataatttacaaataacaaCTAGATTACCAAGTAATTATTCTCAATCATCATCTGAAAGGTACCCTAGCAGTTATTCTCATTCATCAACTGAAGGTTTATTACCTAGCAATGAACCTAATCTTCCAACTCGTCCAAGTTTATATACTCCTCCTAGTACAATTCAAATTCCATCACAATCTCAATATTTTGCTCCACATTTTAATATTCCACCTCAACAAACTCATTTTCTTCCACAACAACCTACTTATTCACTAATTCAACCAACTTCCGCACAAACTTATACACATCCACCTCCACAACTTCCTCATTTTAATAATGGTAATTCACTTCCTGGTCCTGATCCCATGTTTTCGAGAATTCCTCTTCCCCCTCCCCCTCCTCCCCCTCCCCCtcgtaattattataatcctaataattattatggtGGTCATAGTTag
- a CDS encoding uncharacterized protein (SECRETED:cutsite_VTA-AP; SECRETED:prob_0.7993); SECRETED:SignalP(1-22), producing the protein MKLTIAICLAILGVSTLNEVTAAPTPNTGIELNNKRDESPSSYYYDDKKKEDKDDYYYYYYDHKKGKKEHSYKNDKDDYYKKDDHKDKDKKYYRRDALASPDDSYNDDYYKGDDYKNEYYYEKDDHKYDYHKKDDHKDKDKKYYRRNALASPDDTYNDDYYKDDDYKNEYYYEKDDHKYDYHKKYDHEDKDKKYYRRDALASPDDTYNDDYYKEDDYKNEYYYEKDDHKDDYHKKDDHEDKDKKYYRRDALASPDDTYNDDYYKDDDYKNEYYYEKDDHKDDYHKKDDHEDKDKKYYRRDALASPDDTYNDDYYKDDDYKNEYYYEKDDHKDDYHKKDDYYKKNKKDDKKSSY; encoded by the exons atgaaGTTAACAATAGCTATTTGTTTGGCAATTTTGGGAGTTTCAACCCTTAATGAAG tTACTGCTGCTCCTACTCCTAATACCGGGATTGAATTGAATAATAAACGTGACGAGTCACCTTCttcatattattatgatgataagAAGAAGGAAGACAaagatgattattattattactactacgatcataaaaaagggaaaaaagaACATTCCTACAAAAATGATAAAGACGACTACTACAAGAAAGATGATCACAAAGACAAAGACAAGAAGTATTACAGACGTGATGCCTTAGCTTCACCAGATGATTCCTACAATGACGATTACTACAAGGGTGATGACTACAAGAATGAGTACTACTACGAGAAAGATGACCACAAATACGATTACCACAAGAAAGATGACCACAAAGACAAGGACAAGAAATACTACAGACGTAATGCCTTAGCTTCACCAGATGATACATACAATGACGATTATTATAAGGATGATGACTACAAGAATGAGTACTACTACGAGAAAGATGACCACAAATACGATTACCACAAGAAATATGACCACGAAGACAAGGACAAGAAATACTACAGACGTGATGCCTTAGCTTCACCAGATGATACCTACAATGACGATTATTACAAGGAAGATGACTACAAGAATGAGTACTACTACGAGAAAGATGATCACAAAGACGATTACCACAAGAAAGATGACCACGAAGATAAGGACAAGAAATACTACAGACGTGATGCCTTAGCTTCACCAGATGATACCTACAATGACGATTACTACAAGGATGATGATTACAAGAATGAGTACTACTACGAGAAAGATGATCACAAAGACGATTACCACAAGAAAGATGACCACGAAGATAAGGACAAGAAATACTACAGACGTGATGCCTTAGCTTCACCAGATGATACCTACAATGACGATTACTACAAGGATGATGATTACAAGAATGAGTACTACTACGAGAAAGATGATCACAAAGACGATTACCACAAGAAAGATGATTActacaagaaaaataaaaaagatgacaAGAAAtcttcttattaa